A window from Shimia isoporae encodes these proteins:
- a CDS encoding GNAT family N-acetyltransferase, producing MTTALHLADTNDFAKLDPLVEAFHAEMQIPSDAETRAKGILPLLQGSPYGAAYILGPRLAPVGYVVVTFGWSVEFGGMDAFVDEVYIRPAVRGRGMATEALIGLAKALENVDVCALHLEVDRNDDKARKLYLRSGFQARERYMLMTRRLR from the coding sequence GATCCGCTTGTCGAGGCCTTTCATGCCGAGATGCAAATACCTTCCGACGCTGAAACCCGCGCCAAGGGCATACTCCCGCTTCTGCAAGGATCCCCATACGGCGCGGCATACATTCTCGGACCGCGGTTGGCGCCGGTTGGCTATGTCGTCGTAACGTTTGGCTGGTCGGTCGAGTTCGGCGGCATGGATGCGTTTGTGGACGAAGTCTATATTCGTCCCGCAGTCAGAGGTCGCGGCATGGCGACAGAAGCCTTGATCGGGTTGGCCAAAGCCCTTGAGAATGTTGACGTCTGCGCATTGCATCTCGAAGTCGATCGCAACGACGATAAAGCCCGGAAACTCTATCTCCGCTCCGGTTTCCAAGCCCGAGAGCGCTACATGCTCATGACCCGCCGGCTGCGCTAA
- a CDS encoding protein adenylyltransferase SelO: MTLHIPFKNTYAELPDRFFAHQAPTPVRAPKLLAFNRPLAASLGITDAGDEQELAEIFSGSKLPDGAAPIAQLYAGHQFGNWNPQLGDGRAVLIGESCGFDIQLKGSGPTPFSRRGDGRSWLGPVLREYVVSEAMHALGIPTTRALAAVATGEEVFRERPMPGGVMARVASSHIRVGTFQALYARQDVAGLETLMNFSIARHYPDATSPTEFLASVIDRQAALIARWMSVGFIHGVMNTDNCAVSGETLDYGPCAYMDDYEPMMVFSSIDRQGRYAFGNQPDIIVWNMAQLATTLVPVMPDGDAAVEEFTKLIHAMPEKIRDERTRLFAAKIGITDVREEDAELIDGLLSLMSKDGSDFTNTFRSLSGDSPQDQFLDQDAFAAWRSNWMKRLETEDDPQTTMNAVNPAIIPRNHRIEEMITAAIDGDMAPFERLMQALASPYESSDQFTDLTRPPLDSERVRQTFCGT, from the coding sequence ATGACGCTGCACATTCCGTTCAAAAACACCTACGCCGAGCTTCCTGATCGCTTCTTTGCGCATCAGGCCCCCACGCCCGTCCGCGCGCCAAAGTTATTGGCGTTCAATCGGCCGCTGGCCGCATCCCTCGGAATAACCGACGCGGGTGACGAACAGGAGCTTGCTGAAATCTTCTCGGGCTCAAAACTACCGGATGGCGCCGCCCCTATTGCCCAGCTTTATGCAGGGCATCAGTTTGGAAACTGGAACCCGCAATTAGGGGATGGGCGAGCCGTTTTGATAGGTGAATCGTGTGGGTTCGACATCCAACTAAAAGGGTCTGGACCGACGCCATTTTCGCGCCGCGGCGACGGTCGCAGTTGGCTTGGTCCGGTTCTACGCGAGTATGTGGTCAGTGAAGCGATGCATGCACTAGGGATCCCTACGACACGCGCGCTCGCTGCTGTGGCCACAGGAGAAGAGGTCTTCCGCGAACGCCCTATGCCAGGCGGTGTGATGGCCCGCGTTGCGTCATCGCATATCCGCGTCGGGACTTTTCAGGCGCTCTACGCCCGACAAGACGTCGCCGGGCTCGAAACTCTCATGAATTTCTCCATCGCGCGCCATTACCCGGATGCAACGTCGCCGACGGAGTTTCTCGCATCCGTCATAGATCGGCAGGCTGCATTGATCGCACGCTGGATGTCCGTCGGGTTTATCCACGGCGTCATGAACACTGACAATTGCGCCGTTTCTGGCGAAACGCTTGATTATGGCCCCTGTGCCTATATGGACGACTATGAACCGATGATGGTGTTTTCCTCCATCGATCGTCAGGGCCGATACGCCTTTGGAAACCAACCCGACATCATCGTCTGGAACATGGCACAGCTTGCAACCACTCTGGTGCCTGTCATGCCCGACGGCGATGCTGCTGTTGAAGAGTTCACCAAACTCATTCACGCAATGCCCGAGAAGATTCGAGACGAACGCACGCGCTTATTTGCCGCCAAGATCGGCATCACCGACGTGCGTGAAGAAGACGCCGAGTTGATCGACGGCTTGTTGTCTTTGATGTCCAAGGATGGGTCCGATTTTACGAACACTTTCAGGTCCCTAAGCGGCGACTCTCCACAAGATCAGTTCCTTGATCAAGACGCATTCGCCGCGTGGCGAAGCAACTGGATGAAACGCCTTGAAACAGAAGACGACCCGCAAACCACAATGAACGCGGTCAACCCGGCAATCATTCCGCGCAATCACCGGATCGAGGAAATGATCACTGCCGCTATCGATGGGGATATGGCGCCCTTCGAACGCCTGATGCAAGCACTGGCGTCTCCATATGAAAGTTCGGACCAATTCACCGATCTGACAAGACCACCGCTCGACAGCGAACGTGTCCGCCAGACTTTCTGCGGAACCTGA
- a CDS encoding endonuclease/exonuclease/phosphatase family protein, with protein MRIASYNLQKCVGVDMRRHPARSMVVIRALRADVVVLQEADKRLPPRPTALPFDLIETKGYTIAEFGQPKGSLGWHGNAMLLRDGIEILEADKFDLPGLEPRGAIRADLQTPLGPVRVVGVHLGLIRRHRLMQLNNIAHTLDRLPNMPTVIAGDFNEWGPKHALDAVTPAFDFVNTAHSFPSPRPVAALDGFATTRDLQARDHGVLTRIPAPVASDHLPIWMDLSLREPTPEPA; from the coding sequence ATGCGTATCGCGAGCTACAACCTGCAGAAATGCGTTGGTGTTGACATGCGCCGCCATCCGGCCCGCTCAATGGTAGTTATCCGCGCCTTACGAGCCGATGTGGTCGTGCTTCAAGAGGCTGACAAACGACTACCGCCACGCCCGACGGCCCTCCCTTTTGATCTCATTGAAACAAAAGGATATACCATCGCCGAATTCGGCCAACCCAAGGGATCACTTGGGTGGCACGGTAACGCTATGCTGTTACGCGACGGAATCGAAATTCTGGAAGCGGACAAGTTCGACCTCCCTGGCCTGGAACCGCGCGGTGCCATCCGCGCCGACCTGCAAACGCCGCTGGGGCCGGTTCGGGTCGTCGGCGTACATCTCGGTCTCATCCGGCGCCACCGCCTCATGCAACTTAACAACATCGCACATACATTGGACCGTTTGCCGAATATGCCCACTGTGATCGCCGGCGACTTCAACGAGTGGGGACCAAAGCATGCGCTTGACGCTGTGACGCCTGCCTTTGATTTTGTGAATACCGCACACAGTTTCCCGTCACCCCGCCCTGTTGCTGCGCTCGACGGCTTTGCAACCACACGTGATCTGCAAGCCCGCGATCATGGTGTTCTAACGCGGATTCCAGCTCCGGTCGCATCAGACCATCTTCCGATCTGGATGGACCTGTCCTTGCGTGAACCCACACCGGAGCCAGCCTGA
- a CDS encoding PhzF family phenazine biosynthesis protein, with the protein MHPYLVYDVFSGKPFGGNQLAVITDAEKLPEKDLQKIAREFNFSETTFVYPPTNSAHTAWVRIFTPTMEVPFAGHPTIGTAVALADAGHGPDMTLELGIGPIATRAENGEASFTTSAELETLHEPKITLVAKALGVTPDQIETRNHVPTMASLGLAFTLTELKTRDALASLETDVAAFREGNAEYPSGLDFAQFAYVRTGNHIDARMFAPLDNIPEDPATGSACATLAALLAQVEGQDVTLSILQGEDMKRPSVISAQTNGTAVTISGQAVLTMKGELVY; encoded by the coding sequence ATGCACCCATACCTCGTATATGATGTCTTTTCCGGAAAACCGTTTGGTGGCAATCAATTAGCAGTCATTACTGATGCAGAAAAGCTCCCGGAGAAAGACCTTCAGAAGATCGCGCGCGAGTTCAATTTTTCCGAGACCACGTTTGTCTATCCGCCCACTAATTCGGCGCACACGGCGTGGGTCCGAATTTTCACGCCAACGATGGAGGTGCCTTTTGCAGGGCATCCGACCATCGGCACCGCAGTGGCATTGGCCGACGCCGGTCACGGGCCAGACATGACGCTTGAACTGGGCATTGGTCCGATCGCAACGCGCGCTGAAAACGGCGAAGCTTCATTCACCACTTCGGCGGAATTGGAAACGCTGCACGAGCCTAAAATTACGCTTGTTGCCAAAGCCTTAGGCGTAACCCCCGACCAAATAGAAACCCGAAACCATGTGCCAACCATGGCATCGCTCGGCCTCGCCTTTACGCTTACAGAACTTAAAACCCGCGATGCCCTCGCGAGTCTGGAAACCGACGTTGCTGCCTTCAGAGAAGGCAACGCAGAGTATCCTTCCGGTCTGGATTTCGCTCAATTTGCCTATGTCCGCACCGGCAATCACATAGATGCCCGAATGTTCGCTCCGCTCGACAATATTCCTGAGGACCCTGCGACCGGCAGCGCTTGCGCAACACTCGCCGCGCTGCTTGCACAGGTCGAAGGACAGGATGTGACGCTATCGATCCTGCAAGGCGAAGACATGAAACGACCGAGTGTCATATCCGCGCAAACCAATGGCACGGCCGTGACCATTTCTGGCCAGGCGGTCCTCACGATGAAGGGTGAGCTGGTCTACTGA
- a CDS encoding DEAD/DEAH box helicase, with the protein MADFKELGLPKQVVTQLQKTGLTTPTPIQERAIPHALEGRDVMGLAQTGTGKTLAFGLPLISQLMSYGRKPEKRAVRGLVLAPTRELANQICASLREQVQGTPFKVGLVVGGVGINPQISRLERGTDILVATPGRLIDLIERDAMDLGTCDFLVLDEADQMLDLGFIHSLRKIAEHLPSDRQTMLFSATMPKQMAEIASTYLKDPVKVQVNPPGKAADQIEQSVHFIAKTEKTGLLIELLDKHRDEAAIVFARTKHGSERLMKALVRAGYAAASVHGNKSQGQRERAIQAFRDGETLVLVATDVAARGLDIPQVRHVYNYDLPNVPENYVHRIGRTARAGMDGAAVAFCSPDEVDELKAIQKVMKFTIPVASGRPWEGVEAKAGVSYAGGRRRGGGKPRSAGGEGAPNERKPGGKPFGQRKGGKPGGRPGGAGKPGGKPGGARRGGRRSGPKK; encoded by the coding sequence TTGGCCGATTTCAAAGAGCTTGGCTTGCCCAAGCAAGTGGTGACGCAGTTGCAAAAGACTGGACTGACCACACCAACACCTATTCAGGAACGCGCAATTCCCCATGCATTGGAGGGTCGCGACGTCATGGGGTTGGCGCAGACCGGCACCGGAAAGACGTTAGCGTTCGGTCTGCCGCTTATTTCGCAGTTGATGAGCTATGGGCGCAAACCCGAAAAACGCGCGGTGCGGGGGCTAGTTCTTGCGCCGACACGCGAGCTGGCGAACCAGATTTGTGCAAGCTTGCGGGAGCAGGTGCAAGGTACGCCGTTTAAGGTTGGGCTCGTGGTAGGCGGTGTCGGGATCAATCCCCAAATCTCGCGACTGGAGCGCGGCACCGACATACTCGTGGCAACGCCCGGGCGGCTTATCGACCTGATTGAACGTGACGCGATGGACCTTGGCACCTGTGACTTTCTGGTGCTGGACGAGGCGGACCAAATGCTCGATCTCGGTTTCATCCACTCGCTTCGCAAGATCGCTGAGCACCTTCCAAGTGACCGGCAGACAATGCTTTTCTCGGCTACGATGCCTAAGCAGATGGCGGAAATTGCCAGTACCTATCTGAAAGATCCGGTGAAAGTTCAGGTCAATCCTCCCGGCAAAGCCGCGGACCAGATTGAACAGTCGGTCCACTTTATCGCCAAGACGGAAAAGACCGGTCTATTGATCGAGCTTTTGGACAAGCACCGCGACGAGGCGGCAATCGTGTTTGCGCGCACCAAACATGGGTCGGAACGTTTGATGAAAGCACTTGTGCGTGCCGGATACGCGGCGGCCAGTGTACACGGCAATAAGAGTCAGGGGCAGCGGGAGCGCGCCATACAGGCGTTTCGGGATGGCGAGACGCTTGTGCTGGTTGCCACAGACGTCGCGGCCCGCGGTTTGGATATTCCTCAAGTGCGCCATGTCTACAACTATGATTTGCCTAATGTTCCGGAGAACTATGTGCACCGGATTGGTCGAACGGCGCGGGCAGGCATGGACGGAGCAGCGGTTGCATTCTGTTCGCCGGACGAAGTTGACGAGCTCAAGGCTATTCAAAAGGTGATGAAATTCACAATTCCCGTGGCATCAGGCCGTCCTTGGGAAGGTGTCGAGGCAAAAGCTGGCGTGAGCTATGCTGGAGGTCGACGGCGAGGTGGTGGCAAACCCAGATCTGCTGGAGGCGAGGGCGCACCAAACGAACGCAAGCCCGGTGGTAAGCCGTTTGGGCAACGTAAAGGCGGTAAGCCAGGTGGGCGCCCTGGCGGGGCCGGCAAACCAGGTGGCAAGCCAGGTGGCGCTCGCCGTGGTGGGCGGCGTAGCGGGCCAAAAAAATAG
- a CDS encoding Fur family transcriptional regulator has translation MTDTIISRCEAKGLRMTEQRRVIAAVLQDSQDHPDVEELYARASARDEGISLATVYRTVKLFEEAGILDKLEFGDGRARYEDAEREHHDHLIDINSGQVIEFVDPEIEALQEKIAAKLGYTLKGHKLELYGVPRKK, from the coding sequence ATGACTGACACCATTATTTCCCGCTGCGAAGCCAAAGGGCTGCGCATGACCGAACAGCGCCGCGTAATTGCAGCGGTACTTCAGGACAGCCAAGACCACCCTGACGTCGAAGAGCTATATGCCCGCGCTTCTGCGCGAGACGAAGGAATTTCGTTGGCAACGGTCTATCGGACGGTGAAGCTTTTCGAGGAGGCTGGCATTCTGGACAAACTGGAGTTTGGCGATGGTCGTGCGCGCTACGAGGATGCGGAACGCGAGCACCACGATCACCTGATCGACATAAACTCGGGACAGGTTATCGAGTTTGTCGATCCCGAGATCGAAGCTCTGCAGGAAAAAATTGCTGCGAAACTCGGCTATACCCTCAAGGGTCACAAGCTTGAATTGTACGGGGTTCCTCGCAAGAAATAG